Part of the Paenibacillus terrae HPL-003 genome is shown below.
TGTTGAAGCACATGGGCGATTTGTCTTCCCTTGGTCCAGATTTGATCAGAATCTTCATGGAATACGGAATCGCGGCCCCACATGATTTGATGTTGAACATCAGGGCTCAACATTCCTTGTGCCAGCATATCCGTAATGCTGACGATAAATTCAGCCAGTGTTTGATGCTCCGTCAAGGACAGTTCTGAATCGCTCATTCGGAAGGAATTGACAATCATGCTTCTCACGACAAAAACAATATCGTATGCATAGTCACGTATAGATTGTCCATAAGCATCAATTAAGAAATCGACCATCAGGTTAGATATATTGTGTTCAAGACGATCCATGGCCTGCGCAATTTTTTCTTCCTTAGAACCGATTAAAGGGACGGAATATACCAGCAAATGAACTTTATTCTTATAAATCCGGCCCAGAGCAATCAAGGCCAGTTGTCTCAACTTTTCACGGGGAGGCAGCTGATGCTTCATATAAAGCTCCTTAATATCCGCATCAAGAAGTTTTTCAATCAGGACGATTGTCCCCAGCAGCAACTCTTCTTTACTTTGAAAGTATTTATAAAAGGAAGCCTTCACCATCCCGCTTTTACGTGCAATCTCATCCACCGAGGTGGCATCGTATCCCTTTTCTGAAAATAGGGAAAGGGCGGCATATATAATATCATCACTCGTTATTTTTTTCATTGTACCCCCAATTTTTTGCTCTGTCTTTTTAATTTCCAGCGGGCAATAACCATATACAGGGACGGCACGACAAACATCGTAAGAATGGTCGAGTACATCAATCCAAACATAATGGTGTACGCCAGCGGTCTAAACATAAGTTCCCCAATAAGCGCAATCGGAATCAGACCGACAATGGCTGTCAGCGAAGTAAGCAGTATGGGGCGAAAACGCGCTTTGGTCGCTGCAACAACGGCCTCCTTCAGTTCGATCCCTTCACGTCTTGCAT
Proteins encoded:
- a CDS encoding TetR/AcrR family transcriptional regulator, with protein sequence MKKITSDDIIYAALSLFSEKGYDATSVDEIARKSGMVKASFYKYFQSKEELLLGTIVLIEKLLDADIKELYMKHQLPPREKLRQLALIALGRIYKNKVHLLVYSVPLIGSKEEKIAQAMDRLEHNISNLMVDFLIDAYGQSIRDYAYDIVFVVRSMIVNSFRMSDSELSLTEHQTLAEFIVSITDMLAQGMLSPDVQHQIMWGRDSVFHEDSDQIWTKGRQIAHVLQHMDADLKQVELDEAIQNEHMQILSRLQGELSEQNVETAHVKALLLFLEQLPALQEDCTKLKAILEL